In the Flavisolibacter tropicus genome, one interval contains:
- a CDS encoding penicillin-binding protein 1A: protein MKKSVRIFWIVFFTGFGIFVMVILLAMMGAFGKMPSLRQLENPSLLQSSEVYASDGTLMGKYYLEKGNRSNVDYKDISKHVIDALIATEDERFYDHSGVDVKSTLRAVVLLGKEGGGSTITQQLAKNLFNGEGASNALERGIQKIKEYIIAIRLERNFTKQEILALYLNAVPFGNNIYGIRNAAKSYFQKEPDRLNPEEAALLVGMLKGNTLYNPLRNPVAARDRRNVVLGQMEKNGFLTAAKLEQLKALPVKINYKKMDENTGYAPYFREVLRDELKNILKDLERPDGEPYDIYDDGLKIYTTINPRMQEYAEEAVAQQMPLLQKSLNTQRNIKTGNVWKGHDNVLEASMRASDRWRFLKDEGLSDAEIKKTFYQKVPMKIFAWTAKREKDTVMTPMDSIKYHRQMLQTSFMVMDPVTGEVKAWVGGIDFKTYKYDHANLKTKRQVGSTIKPLLYAQAMEERGFTMESEVLDQQQDFGGGRLVPATSKTCSGRSMSMASALAWSKNCATAYIMKQVGPAQFANFLERINIPTKVEPHPSIALGSCDLSLYEMMWGYSIFAGRGFSTKPYFISRIEDRNGNVIKRFDYSTNRKEVISEVTAYNMCKMMEGPVTKGTAAGLMYRLGATEMGGKTGTTNDNADAWFMGYTPQLLAGTWIGCDDRFIRIESNSGMGGQAARPIWEAFFKKVYADKSLGISKEATFPKPADLDNKMIDADPASIIEDNLENAEGNDFGVGNANDYSLDESYDSIGAESKRPVDDNNNAIKPTTKPKKDSSTQKTPKIGEMNTEEKKEKKGFLKGIFGGKKNKENKQSNEY, encoded by the coding sequence ATGAAAAAAAGTGTTCGCATTTTTTGGATTGTCTTTTTTACTGGCTTTGGCATTTTTGTAATGGTTATTTTACTGGCCATGATGGGCGCATTTGGAAAGATGCCTTCACTGAGACAATTGGAAAACCCCAGCTTATTGCAGTCCTCAGAAGTATATGCTTCTGATGGCACCTTGATGGGGAAATACTATTTAGAAAAAGGAAATCGTAGTAACGTTGACTATAAAGATATTTCCAAGCATGTTATTGATGCACTGATTGCAACAGAAGATGAACGTTTTTATGACCACTCGGGCGTTGACGTAAAATCGACTTTGCGCGCTGTCGTATTACTTGGTAAAGAAGGAGGTGGTTCTACTATAACGCAGCAGTTGGCAAAAAACCTTTTTAATGGAGAAGGTGCAAGCAATGCATTAGAACGCGGTATACAAAAAATAAAAGAATATATAATCGCCATTAGGTTAGAGCGCAATTTTACCAAACAGGAAATTCTTGCCTTATACCTAAACGCTGTACCATTTGGAAACAATATTTATGGTATTAGAAATGCCGCGAAAAGCTATTTTCAAAAAGAGCCAGACCGCCTAAATCCGGAAGAGGCTGCCTTATTAGTAGGTATGCTGAAAGGCAACACCCTTTATAATCCACTTCGAAATCCTGTAGCAGCTAGAGACCGCAGGAATGTTGTTTTAGGACAAATGGAGAAAAACGGATTTTTAACAGCCGCAAAATTAGAACAACTAAAGGCCCTACCTGTGAAAATTAACTATAAGAAAATGGATGAGAACACAGGCTATGCTCCCTATTTCCGTGAAGTGTTACGCGACGAGTTAAAAAATATTCTAAAAGATTTGGAACGGCCAGATGGCGAACCTTATGATATTTACGATGATGGTTTGAAAATTTATACAACCATTAATCCACGCATGCAGGAATATGCAGAAGAAGCTGTTGCCCAACAAATGCCTCTTTTGCAAAAGTCCTTAAATACACAACGCAATATTAAAACTGGCAATGTTTGGAAAGGACATGATAATGTTCTTGAGGCTTCTATGCGTGCTAGTGACCGTTGGCGTTTTTTGAAAGATGAAGGATTAAGTGATGCTGAGATAAAAAAGACTTTTTATCAAAAAGTGCCAATGAAAATTTTTGCGTGGACAGCAAAGCGTGAGAAGGATACAGTAATGACGCCCATGGATTCTATAAAATATCATAGACAAATGCTTCAAACTTCGTTTATGGTTATGGATCCGGTAACCGGCGAAGTAAAAGCTTGGGTAGGCGGTATTGACTTCAAAACGTATAAGTACGACCACGCTAACTTGAAAACTAAACGCCAGGTAGGTTCTACCATAAAGCCATTGCTTTATGCACAAGCTATGGAAGAGCGTGGATTCACTATGGAAAGTGAAGTACTGGATCAGCAACAGGACTTTGGTGGAGGACGATTAGTACCCGCTACTAGTAAAACATGTTCTGGCCGATCTATGTCTATGGCATCTGCCCTAGCCTGGTCAAAGAACTGTGCAACCGCCTATATTATGAAACAGGTAGGACCTGCGCAGTTTGCCAACTTCCTGGAGCGTATTAATATTCCTACAAAAGTAGAGCCTCATCCATCTATTGCACTCGGCTCTTGTGATTTGTCACTTTATGAGATGATGTGGGGCTATAGCATTTTTGCTGGAAGAGGCTTTTCAACGAAGCCTTATTTTATCAGTCGTATTGAAGACCGTAATGGCAATGTGATTAAACGATTTGATTATAGCACAAACCGTAAAGAAGTAATCAGCGAGGTAACGGCCTATAATATGTGTAAAATGATGGAAGGTCCTGTTACAAAAGGTACGGCAGCAGGCTTAATGTATCGATTAGGCGCCACTGAAATGGGAGGTAAAACCGGAACTACAAATGACAACGCCGACGCCTGGTTTATGGGCTACACTCCTCAATTATTAGCAGGCACTTGGATTGGTTGTGATGACCGCTTTATTCGCATTGAAAGTAACTCGGGTATGGGAGGCCAAGCTGCTCGCCCCATTTGGGAAGCATTCTTTAAAAAGGTCTATGCCGATAAAAGTTTAGGAATATCTAAAGAAGCAACTTTCCCCAAACCAGCAGATCTGGATAATAAAATGATTGATGCAGATCCTGCTTCTATTATTGAAGATAATCTTGAGAATGCTGAAGGCAATGACTTTGGAGTAGGAAATGCAAATGATTATAGTTTAGATGAATCATACGACTCTATTGGTGCGGAATCCAAACGACCAGTAGATGACAATAACAATGCAATTAAGCCAACCACTAAACCTAAAAAAGACAGTTCTACTCAAAAAACACCAAAGATTGGTGAAATGAATACTGAAGAAAAGAAAGAGAAGAAAGGATTTCTTAAAGGCATATTTGGTGGCAAGAAAAATAAAGAGAATAAACAATCTAACGAATACTAA
- a CDS encoding tetratricopeptide repeat protein — protein sequence MVFSRYIVRFFCLLLLTIAYNTSIAQLGFDLDIKKPEPYDNRELKSEKTTTTKLKAPQRFFQNTYTHYNYFYNSKTKLNNILERAKEAHRDNYATLLPFYNYSLSVTAQDSVQLDSVIYKAKTGIVLHDLRNDWIDDLYLLWGVSYYMRQQFDSAYQMFQFINYAFAEKEKDGYYKYIGSPADGAKTTSIVTKENESVLNRMVADPPSRNIALIWLARTQIQRKNYAQSGSLLALLKADPFFPERLKGALEETQAFWFYRQNMWDSAGSHLVAALGEAKNKQERARWEFLAGQLFERSSQSENAANYYTKAIGHTTDPVLDIYARLNLVRINKEGGNNYIDKNIEALLKMAKKDKYQDYRDVIYTMAAQMEIERQNFEAAQLYLAQAAKYRTDNIEAKNSANMQLANLAYDRHDYIHAAAYYDSINIQEVSNEDIDRLIERKTNLSRLIAHLNIIQRQDSLQHIAALPEEERDAIVKKMVRQLRKQQGLKDEEPTKAAVIAGPSSDAFTIQQPKGDWYFYNASLKTAGASTFKQVWGNRPNVDNWRRQSEITAQLNRNNPSANSKGGITSTGSVDNNSNSPSYESLISQLPLTPEGLQRSNDSISRALFSSGSMYVNQLEDYPSAITTLEQLRSRFKEGYDEAQALFHLYYSYTKVGEPAKAASIKNLLIEKYPNSRYASILTTGKDPQSSKPREDITKTYEGIYDLYLEGKFSEAQEAKRKADSIYHTNYWSPQLLYIEAVYHIKQREDSVAQEKLAMLIELHGGTPIGAKAKNLSNVLSRRKEIETELANLQIERPKEDTIYIEPMPTAPNVVKKETVNARPKDSIVIAQPVAAKPVVDTTTRKAVVTKPGSPFSYKPDAQQYVAVILNKVDVVFVNEAKNAFNRYNKEQFYNLPLETNLVNINDDVKVVLIGNFSSAQGAIDYIQKTKPITASEIVPWLKGGKFSFSLISEENLRIVTETKEFDTYLKFLEQNLPVKF from the coding sequence ATGGTATTTTCACGATATATAGTTCGCTTTTTTTGCCTGCTTTTATTAACAATTGCCTATAATACTTCAATAGCGCAACTGGGTTTTGATCTGGATATCAAAAAGCCAGAACCCTATGATAACCGAGAATTAAAATCAGAAAAAACAACTACTACCAAGCTAAAAGCCCCACAACGGTTTTTTCAAAACACCTATACTCACTACAATTACTTTTATAATTCAAAGACAAAGCTTAATAACATACTGGAGCGGGCCAAAGAGGCTCACCGGGACAACTATGCAACCCTCCTTCCCTTTTACAACTATTCCTTATCGGTTACCGCACAGGACAGCGTTCAACTAGACTCTGTGATCTATAAAGCAAAGACGGGCATAGTTTTGCATGACTTACGAAACGACTGGATTGATGACCTATATCTTTTATGGGGTGTTTCCTACTACATGAGGCAGCAGTTTGACTCCGCCTACCAAATGTTTCAATTCATCAATTATGCCTTTGCCGAGAAAGAAAAAGATGGTTATTATAAATACATAGGCAGTCCAGCAGATGGTGCTAAAACTACAAGTATTGTAACTAAAGAAAATGAAAGTGTTCTAAATCGAATGGTGGCTGACCCTCCTAGTAGAAACATTGCACTTATATGGTTGGCCCGTACACAAATACAACGAAAAAATTACGCCCAATCAGGAAGTCTATTGGCTTTATTAAAAGCAGACCCTTTCTTTCCTGAACGATTAAAAGGCGCCTTAGAAGAAACACAGGCATTTTGGTTTTACAGACAAAACATGTGGGACAGCGCTGGAAGCCATTTAGTGGCAGCCTTGGGTGAAGCAAAGAATAAACAGGAACGTGCGCGTTGGGAGTTCCTGGCAGGTCAGCTTTTTGAACGCTCTAGTCAATCAGAGAACGCAGCAAACTATTATACTAAAGCCATTGGCCATACAACAGATCCTGTATTGGATATTTACGCACGCCTTAATCTTGTACGAATCAATAAAGAAGGTGGTAATAACTATATAGACAAGAACATTGAGGCACTCTTAAAAATGGCCAAAAAGGATAAATATCAAGATTACCGAGATGTTATTTATACAATGGCTGCTCAGATGGAAATTGAGCGACAAAACTTTGAGGCAGCGCAACTGTATCTTGCCCAAGCAGCTAAGTACCGTACAGACAATATAGAAGCCAAGAACAGCGCCAATATGCAATTGGCAAATCTTGCTTATGATCGTCATGACTATATACATGCCGCAGCTTATTATGATAGCATAAACATCCAAGAGGTCTCAAACGAAGACATTGACCGCTTAATAGAACGCAAAACTAATTTATCGCGCTTAATAGCTCATCTGAATATTATACAACGACAAGACAGTTTACAACACATAGCTGCGCTGCCTGAAGAAGAACGTGATGCTATTGTCAAAAAAATGGTGCGTCAGCTCAGAAAACAGCAGGGACTTAAAGATGAAGAACCTACCAAAGCTGCCGTGATAGCTGGCCCATCTTCAGATGCCTTTACTATACAGCAGCCTAAAGGCGATTGGTATTTTTATAATGCTAGTTTAAAAACAGCAGGAGCAAGCACATTTAAGCAAGTTTGGGGCAACCGTCCTAACGTAGACAATTGGCGACGCCAAAGTGAGATAACAGCCCAACTGAATAGAAACAATCCATCAGCGAATTCAAAAGGCGGTATAACTAGCACCGGTTCAGTGGACAATAACTCAAACTCCCCCAGTTATGAATCCCTGATAAGCCAATTACCCTTAACGCCAGAAGGCCTACAACGATCTAATGACAGCATCTCAAGAGCCCTCTTTAGTTCGGGTAGTATGTATGTGAATCAGCTTGAAGATTATCCATCAGCTATTACCACACTTGAACAATTGCGCAGCCGTTTTAAAGAAGGGTATGACGAAGCACAAGCACTGTTTCATTTATATTACAGCTATACCAAGGTAGGCGAACCAGCCAAAGCAGCCAGCATTAAAAACCTCCTAATAGAAAAATATCCAAATAGTAGGTATGCATCTATCTTGACAACAGGGAAAGACCCTCAATCCTCAAAGCCAAGAGAAGATATTACCAAAACTTATGAAGGCATCTACGATCTGTATTTGGAAGGAAAGTTTTCAGAAGCTCAGGAAGCTAAACGTAAGGCAGATAGTATTTATCATACCAACTACTGGTCTCCACAATTACTCTATATAGAAGCGGTATATCATATTAAACAGCGGGAAGATAGTGTAGCACAAGAAAAGCTAGCCATGTTAATTGAACTTCATGGAGGAACGCCAATAGGAGCAAAAGCTAAAAATTTAAGTAATGTACTGAGCCGTCGCAAAGAGATTGAAACTGAATTGGCCAATCTCCAAATAGAACGCCCGAAAGAGGACACCATTTATATAGAACCAATGCCGACGGCGCCAAATGTTGTAAAGAAAGAGACCGTAAATGCCCGTCCAAAAGATTCAATCGTTATAGCACAACCAGTTGCAGCTAAACCTGTGGTTGATACTACCACACGAAAAGCTGTTGTAACAAAACCCGGCTCACCATTCAGTTATAAGCCTGATGCCCAACAATATGTGGCGGTCATATTGAATAAAGTAGATGTCGTTTTTGTTAATGAAGCTAAAAATGCATTTAACCGTTATAATAAAGAACAATTCTACAACCTCCCCTTAGAAACTAACCTTGTTAATATTAACGATGATGTAAAGGTGGTTTTAATTGGAAACTTTAGTAGTGCTCAAGGCGCCATTGATTATATACAAAAGACCAAGCCTATTACAGCTAGTGAAATTGTTCCCTGGCTCAAAGGAGGCAAGTTCTCTTTCAGCCTGATTTCTGAAGAAAATCTCCGCATTGTGACCGAAACCAAAGAATTTGATACCTATCTGAAATTTTTGGAGCAAAACTTGCCTGTTAAATTTTAA
- the aroA gene encoding 3-phosphoshikimate 1-carboxyvinyltransferase: MKVIVKPSTVSGTITAPASKSAMQRACAASLIKGGETVLHNPGISADDMAALDIIQQLGATVMQQDDTVIITSNGVNPVSQTINCGESGLSVRMFTPIASLYKNVIFINGHGSLTKRPLHFFNEVLPQLDVQCKSNNGYLPLEVKGPLQPKDIEVDGSLSSQFLTGLLMAFAGASANNVTIKVNNLASKPYIDLTLQVMKDFGLQVPSNENYERFHFSYKSNGKPTDSLHYTVEGDWSGGAFLLVAGAINGNIEVRGLDVYSSQADKAVLQALMQTGVIMSVEVEKITIQKSKLKAFHFNATDCPDLFPPLVALAAYCEGTSVIEGVNRLAHKESNRGLTLQEEFGKMGVEVVLQDNLMIIKGGEPVNGAVVSSHGDHRIAMACAVAALKAESEVHVEGAEAVNKSYPAFWSHLEQLQKS; encoded by the coding sequence ATGAAGGTAATTGTAAAACCCTCAACGGTTTCAGGGACTATTACAGCTCCAGCATCAAAAAGTGCAATGCAAAGAGCCTGTGCGGCTTCTCTAATAAAGGGTGGTGAAACAGTTTTGCATAACCCCGGTATTTCAGCTGATGATATGGCTGCATTGGATATCATACAACAATTGGGTGCTACCGTAATGCAACAAGATGATACTGTTATCATAACCAGCAATGGAGTTAATCCGGTAAGTCAAACAATCAATTGTGGCGAAAGCGGCTTGTCGGTTCGTATGTTTACACCGATTGCCTCTTTGTATAAAAATGTAATTTTTATTAATGGCCATGGTAGTTTAACAAAGAGGCCATTGCATTTTTTTAATGAAGTATTGCCCCAATTGGATGTGCAGTGTAAAAGCAATAATGGATATCTGCCATTAGAAGTAAAAGGGCCATTACAGCCTAAGGATATTGAGGTTGATGGTTCATTAAGTTCACAGTTTCTAACAGGACTATTAATGGCGTTTGCAGGTGCTAGTGCTAATAACGTTACTATCAAAGTAAATAACCTTGCAAGCAAACCTTATATAGATCTTACATTACAAGTGATGAAAGATTTTGGTTTGCAAGTGCCCTCTAATGAGAACTATGAACGGTTTCATTTCTCATACAAGTCCAATGGCAAACCAACTGATTCACTTCATTATACAGTAGAAGGCGATTGGAGTGGTGGTGCTTTTTTATTAGTGGCTGGTGCTATCAATGGTAATATTGAAGTAAGGGGTTTAGATGTATACTCTTCTCAGGCGGATAAGGCTGTCCTTCAGGCGCTAATGCAGACTGGAGTGATAATGAGTGTGGAAGTGGAAAAAATAACAATCCAAAAAAGCAAGCTGAAAGCTTTTCACTTCAATGCAACTGATTGTCCTGACTTGTTTCCACCATTAGTTGCATTAGCTGCTTATTGTGAGGGAACAAGTGTAATTGAGGGGGTAAATCGCTTGGCCCATAAAGAAAGTAACAGGGGGCTTACTTTGCAAGAAGAGTTTGGAAAGATGGGTGTCGAGGTTGTATTACAGGATAATTTGATGATAATAAAAGGCGGTGAGCCTGTAAATGGTGCTGTTGTTTCATCGCACGGTGATCATCGCATTGCAATGGCATGTGCAGTGGCTGCATTGAAAGCAGAAAGTGAGGTGCATGTTGAAGGAGCCGAGGCGGTAAATAAATCATATCCTGCGTTTTGGTCGCATTTAGAACAATTGCAGAAATCTTAA
- a CDS encoding AtpZ/AtpI family protein encodes MSYQQKQNKPSSDLMRYAGLGSQIFAALGIAVFVGYKADAWLKAPLPLLVWILPFVVLCLMIYKLIKETSKRNKTNAES; translated from the coding sequence ATGAGTTACCAGCAAAAGCAAAATAAACCTTCTTCCGACCTCATGCGTTATGCAGGTTTGGGTAGCCAGATCTTTGCTGCCTTGGGAATTGCCGTTTTTGTTGGCTATAAAGCAGATGCATGGCTAAAGGCGCCCTTACCACTCTTGGTTTGGATACTGCCGTTTGTTGTGCTCTGCTTAATGATTTATAAATTGATTAAAGAAACCTCTAAACGAAACAAGACGAATGCAGAATCGTAG
- a CDS encoding bactofilin family protein: MFKEKQPNDRTPNSATLISAGTTFQGDVISDNDLRIDGTIKGNIRCNAKIIVGPTGFVDGNIEGQQADITGKVKGNIIVKDLLQLKSEGTIEGNITAAKLQVDPTTTFNGHCQMGAAVANIVQMTENELPAKAK; this comes from the coding sequence ATGTTTAAAGAAAAACAACCAAACGACCGTACACCTAATAGCGCTACGCTAATCAGCGCTGGCACTACCTTTCAGGGAGATGTTATTAGTGATAATGACCTTCGGATAGATGGAACTATTAAAGGTAATATTCGTTGCAACGCTAAGATCATAGTGGGACCCACAGGTTTTGTGGATGGAAATATAGAGGGGCAACAGGCAGATATTACTGGAAAAGTGAAAGGTAATATTATTGTAAAAGACCTGCTTCAGTTAAAATCTGAAGGAACCATAGAAGGCAATATTACAGCAGCTAAATTACAAGTAGACCCCACCACCACCTTTAATGGCCATTGCCAGATGGGAGCTGCAGTAGCCAATATTGTGCAAATGACTGAAAATGAGTTACCAGCAAAAGCAAAATAA
- a CDS encoding class I SAM-dependent methyltransferase, protein MSQSATILESWEANATNWIVTIDNQEIESRKLVTNAAIVDAIKKYSPKRIIDIGCGEGWLTRTLQQADIEAEGVDAIEILVNNAIVKGGPHYFIGSYSDIVSGKVLEPYNYDSAVINFALLDKEESEKLIRYLPSILIPQGLLFIQTLHPLVIAETGSYVSGWKEGSWTGLKQPFVLPYQWYFRTLQDWCQLFINAGFKIEEIREPVHPQTLKPLSLLFVLKAL, encoded by the coding sequence ATGAGCCAATCAGCCACTATACTGGAATCTTGGGAAGCTAATGCAACTAATTGGATTGTTACGATCGATAATCAAGAAATTGAGAGTCGAAAGCTGGTGACCAATGCGGCTATAGTAGACGCTATTAAGAAGTATTCGCCAAAACGTATCATTGATATAGGATGCGGAGAGGGCTGGCTAACACGTACTTTGCAACAAGCGGATATAGAGGCAGAAGGTGTAGACGCTATTGAGATTTTGGTAAATAATGCGATTGTAAAAGGAGGTCCTCATTATTTTATTGGTTCATATTCGGATATCGTATCCGGTAAAGTTTTAGAGCCTTATAATTATGACAGTGCGGTAATTAATTTTGCCTTGCTTGACAAAGAGGAGAGTGAAAAACTGATCCGTTACTTACCAAGCATTTTAATTCCTCAGGGATTATTATTCATTCAAACATTACATCCGTTAGTAATAGCAGAAACAGGTAGTTACGTTAGCGGATGGAAGGAGGGTAGTTGGACAGGGCTTAAACAGCCATTTGTTTTACCCTATCAATGGTATTTCAGAACATTGCAAGATTGGTGTCAATTGTTTATAAATGCAGGTTTTAAGATTGAAGAAATCAGAGAGCCTGTTCATCCACAAACACTAAAACCGCTTTCGTTGCTTTTTGTTTTAAAGGCGCTTTAA
- a CDS encoding septal ring lytic transglycosylase RlpA family protein → MRILSFFFFLFLCSFSVSAQFSTIDNSINSETSPKSITELKAYYGTASYYADKFTGRKTATGDTYDHEKLTAACNVLALGTWIRVTNLQNNKTVIVQVNDRLHPKNKRIVDLSRLAAQKLGYIGRGLTQVKVEVLGKKKLTQK, encoded by the coding sequence ATGAGGATCCTAAGCTTTTTCTTTTTTCTGTTTTTATGCTCTTTTTCTGTATCTGCTCAATTTTCTACTATTGATAATTCTATAAATTCAGAGACCTCTCCCAAATCAATTACGGAATTAAAAGCCTATTATGGTACTGCCAGCTATTACGCTGATAAATTTACTGGTCGTAAAACAGCTACTGGCGATACCTATGATCATGAAAAACTAACCGCAGCCTGTAATGTTTTGGCATTAGGCACTTGGATACGTGTCACAAATCTTCAAAATAATAAAACGGTCATTGTGCAAGTAAATGACCGACTACATCCTAAGAATAAACGAATTGTCGATCTGAGTAGGTTGGCAGCTCAGAAGTTGGGTTATATAGGCCGAGGGCTTACACAGGTAAAAGTGGAAGTATTAGGGAAAAAGAAGCTTACCCAGAAGTAA
- a CDS encoding chorismate synthase, with amino-acid sequence MNSFGRFFKVSIFGESHGPSVGITIDGVPAGLPLQEEDFTVDIERRKGGQQKGTTPRKEDDIPIFVTGIYNNKTTGAPLTILFENKNTRSGDYEKQRAVPRPGHADFVAHQKFGGFEDFRGGGHFSGRLTVCLVAAGVVAKKILSSISIEASILEIGGEKDIEAGLQKAINAKDSIGGIVECRATGLPAGLGEPFFDSVESLISHAAFSIPAIKGIEFGAGFAAAHMFGSVHNDAIINERGDTRTNYAGGIIGGISTGNELVFRVAVKPTSSTPKEQESWNWETKSVETFSVKGRHDLCIALRVPPVLEAVTAMVLADLMLIEHRTLRVLE; translated from the coding sequence ATGAATTCTTTTGGTCGTTTTTTTAAGGTCAGCATATTTGGAGAGTCACATGGCCCTTCAGTTGGAATAACAATAGATGGTGTTCCTGCAGGATTGCCATTACAGGAAGAGGATTTTACAGTTGATATAGAGCGTAGGAAAGGAGGACAACAAAAAGGAACGACTCCTCGTAAAGAAGATGATATTCCAATTTTCGTAACAGGCATTTATAATAATAAGACAACTGGAGCTCCACTTACGATCCTCTTTGAAAACAAGAATACGCGCTCTGGCGATTATGAAAAGCAACGTGCTGTACCTCGCCCAGGACATGCAGACTTTGTTGCACATCAAAAGTTTGGAGGCTTTGAAGACTTTAGAGGCGGTGGCCACTTTAGCGGACGATTAACTGTTTGTTTGGTAGCTGCGGGTGTAGTTGCTAAAAAAATCTTATCGTCTATTTCTATTGAAGCCTCTATCCTTGAAATAGGCGGAGAAAAAGATATAGAAGCGGGTTTGCAAAAAGCCATAAATGCCAAGGACTCAATTGGTGGCATCGTTGAATGTCGCGCTACTGGGTTGCCAGCAGGACTTGGTGAACCATTCTTTGATTCAGTAGAGTCTTTAATCAGTCACGCTGCATTTTCAATTCCAGCTATAAAGGGTATAGAGTTTGGGGCTGGCTTTGCAGCTGCTCATATGTTTGGTAGTGTTCATAATGATGCTATCATAAATGAACGAGGGGATACACGCACGAATTACGCTGGAGGTATTATCGGTGGGATCAGTACAGGAAATGAACTGGTGTTTCGTGTAGCAGTAAAACCGACATCTTCTACTCCTAAAGAGCAGGAAAGTTGGAATTGGGAAACAAAATCAGTGGAAACATTTTCAGTTAAAGGAAGACATGATCTTTGTATTGCGTTGCGGGTTCCACCTGTTTTAGAAGCTGTTACTGCCATGGTTTTAGCAGATCTAATGCTTATCGAACATCGCACATTACGTGTTTTGGAATAA
- the aroB gene encoding 3-dehydroquinate synthase encodes MEKKKFQFSTAAVDYFFSGSFTKLKEVVDPKKAILITDENIYNNHTAKFKNWDVIVLKPGEQYKVQATVDAVIDQLIEMGADRTATLVGVGGGVITDLTGYIASIYMRGISFGFVPTTILALVDASIGGKNGIDVGIYKNMAGTIRQPAFILHDLAFLNTLPAEEWKSGFAEIIKHASIKDVAMFKQLEENSIAAFQKKKQLIADLVKRNALIKTKVVQQDEFEKGDRKLLNFGHTLGHALENQYELTHGEAISIGMAYAANLSQSINGFKQADRVISLLEKYQLPTFAQFNKDKVISVLSKDKKKVKDSIQFILLEKVGKAVIQPISIDQIYQTLA; translated from the coding sequence ATGGAGAAAAAGAAATTTCAGTTTAGTACTGCTGCTGTGGACTATTTCTTTTCGGGGAGTTTTACAAAACTTAAAGAAGTTGTAGATCCTAAAAAAGCGATATTAATAACAGACGAAAACATATACAATAACCATACTGCTAAGTTTAAGAATTGGGATGTAATTGTATTAAAGCCAGGAGAGCAATATAAAGTGCAGGCAACAGTAGATGCTGTTATTGACCAGTTAATTGAAATGGGGGCCGATCGTACAGCAACATTAGTTGGAGTAGGTGGTGGAGTTATTACGGATCTTACTGGTTATATAGCATCCATCTATATGCGCGGTATATCATTTGGATTTGTTCCTACTACTATATTAGCCTTGGTAGATGCATCTATTGGTGGTAAGAACGGGATTGATGTTGGTATCTATAAGAATATGGCCGGAACCATTCGGCAGCCAGCTTTTATTCTTCATGACCTGGCTTTTTTAAATACACTACCTGCAGAAGAATGGAAAAGTGGATTTGCTGAAATTATTAAACATGCCAGTATAAAAGATGTTGCCATGTTTAAGCAATTGGAAGAAAATTCAATTGCTGCATTTCAAAAAAAGAAACAGTTGATAGCTGATTTGGTAAAGCGTAATGCCTTGATTAAAACTAAGGTTGTGCAACAGGACGAGTTTGAAAAAGGCGATCGTAAGCTGCTAAATTTCGGACATACATTGGGTCATGCCTTAGAAAATCAATACGAGCTAACACATGGTGAAGCGATTTCTATTGGAATGGCATATGCAGCAAACTTATCTCAAAGTATTAATGGATTTAAGCAGGCAGATCGTGTTATATCTCTTTTAGAAAAGTATCAGTTGCCCACCTTTGCCCAGTTCAATAAAGACAAGGTGATTAGTGTGTTGAGTAAGGATAAAAAGAAGGTAAAAGATAGTATTCAATTTATACTTCTGGAAAAAGTAGGCAAAGCTGTCATTCAACCAATTTCTATTGATCAAATCTATCAAACCTTAGCATGA